The stretch of DNA AATGTTTACGTCGTTTCTTACTCCAAATTTAGAGTTGCCAACACCTATTACTGCAACTTTTCTCATGGCACTCACACTTTTTTGTGTGTTAAGTATAGAAAAGAGGAGGAAAAGAAAAGGCTACTGTGTTATTTGCCTTTGAACTCTGCCTTTCTTCGGGACATGAAAGCTTCTACGCCTTCTTTTAGGTCTTCTGTGGAGAACGACAGCCCCATAAGTCCGGATTCAAGTCGTAATCCTACGTCCAATGGCACTTGTGTTCCGAAATTCAACGCGTGTTTTGCGTATTTCATCGCTACTGGTGGTCCTTCAGCGAGTTTCTGCACTATTGCGCGCACTTCGTCTTTTAGTTTTTCGTAGTGAACTATCTTGTGAACCAAACCCGCCTTTAACGCCTCATCAGCCTTCAATCTGACGCCAAGCATTATCATTTCCTTTGCTTTTGCCAAACCAACAATTCTCACTAAGCGTTGGGTTCCACCCCAGCCTGGAATTAAGCCTAACAGTATTTCTGGGCTTCCGAGCTCTGCGTGTTCTGCGGCTATTCTGAAGTCGCACGCTAGGGCGAGTTCTAGTCCGCCGCCGAGTGCGAAGCCGTTTATTGCGGCTATGACTGGTTTGGACATTTCTTCGATTTTGCCGAACACTTTCTGTCCGAATCTTGAGAATTCTTCGGCTTTTGCTGGTGTCGCTTTAGGAAACATTGTCACGTCTGCGCCTGCGCTGAAGGCTCTGTCGCCTTCGCCAGTTACTACGAGGCATCTTATTGAAGGGTCTTTTTCGGCTGTGTCTAAGGCGTCTGCCAATTCTTCTAAGAGGACATCGTTGAAGGCGTTTAGTCTGTGCGGTCTGTTGAGTATAATCCACAGCACGCTTTGTTCTCTTTCTATTTTCACAGTTTCATACGCCTTACTCATCAAACATCACCATTTGACTATGTTTACCATTTATGTGCCTATATCACTTTTCATGGCGTACTCTAGAATTTTCTGAGGAGATACTTAAGCACCGTTAGTTTTTGGATTTCGCTTGTGCCCTCGTAGATTTCCGTGATTTTAGCGTCTCGGTGATACCTCTCAACGCGGTAATCGCCTAAGTAACCGTATCCGCCTAAAACTTGTATTGCGAAGTCTGTGACTTCCATGGCTACTCTGCTCGCATACTGTTTTGCCATCGCCGTAGCCATCGGGTCCATTTTTCCAACGTCAACAAGCCATGCGGCACGGTAGGTTAAGCCTCTTGCAGCTTCAATTTTTGTCATAGTCTCTGCTAGTCCACAGCCGATTAGTTCGTGCTGCAGTATTGGTTGTCCAAAGGCTTCGCGTTGTTTGGAGTATTTGAAGGCGATTTCCCATGCTCCTTGCGCCATGCCTAGGGCTTGGGCTGCGACGCCTACGCGTGTTTTGTCGAAGAATTCCATTGAGTAGTAGAATCCTTTGTTGAGTTCGCCGATTATGTTCCAATCTGTGACTTTTACGTTGTCGAATTTGACTTCGCCTGTCACTGAACAGCGAATTCCCATTTTGTTGTGCAGTTTAGTTGTTTCCAGTCCAGGCGTGCCCTTGTCAACCACAAATAGGGTTTCGCCTCTGTATGTTGGTCTAACTTTCGTGTCAGTTTGTGTTAAAACAACCATGAAATCGGCTAACGTGGCATTGGTTATGAAGGTTTTTGTGCCGTTTATCCACCATTCATTGCCGTATTTTGTGGCGGTAGTTTCCATTTTTGTTATGTCGCTTCCACTCACGTTTGGTTCTGTGAAGCACGCGGCGGAAATGAAGTCGCCTTTGCAGATTGACGGCAAGTATTTTTCTTTCTGTTCTTTTGTGCCATGGACGAGGATGAATTCGCTGCCGAAGTTTGCGCTAGATATGGCTACGCCTAAAGAAGAGTCCGCTCGGCACATTTCTTCGATGACAAGGCATGTCTCAAGCAGTCCGCATCCTTGTCCGCCATACTCTTGCGGAAAGAACATGCTTGTGAAGCCGAGTTTGGCGGCTTTCTTGTAAAGTTCCATTGGGTATTCTTCTTTTTTGTCAAGTTCAAGGGCGAGTTCTGGTTTGAACTCTTTTTGGCAGAATTCTCTAACCGCATTTAGGATTGCACACTGTTCGGGTGTTAGTTCAAAATTCATTTAGTAGAACCCCCTTCCAGTTTTCTTTCCTAATCTTCCACTGCTCACATAATCTTCAAGCAGTGGGCACGGCTTATACATTTCCATGTTATACTTAGCGTAGAGCTCCTTAAGCTTGTTAAGCACCACATCCAAGCCCGTTCTATCCGCGTATTCGCATGGTCCAGAAGGCCAGTAAGTGCCAAGTTTCATTCCAGTGTCAATGTCTTGTGGGTTTGCTGCGTCGTCCTGTATTAGCCATGCGGCTTCGTTTACGGCTACAGCCCATGACCTTTCAACATCGTACTCGTCAAGCAGATTGAACGGGATTCGCGGTCTGCCTTTCGTCCAATCGTAAAAGCCAACACCCGTTTTTTGTCCAAACTTTTTCTCATTAATAAGCGGGTCAATTACTTCAGCGCATGGTTTCATCCGTTCTCCATAAGCCTCATGCAATATTTTTCCAACCTCATAGGCAATATCCAGCCCCACGAAATCTGCCAGTTCAAACCAGCCCATTGGAAAGCCGCCCGTGTACTTTACCGAAGCGTCTATACCTTCTTTTGTTGCTTCGCCTCGTTTGAACGCCCAGAAGGCTTCGTTGAAGACTGCGCCTAATACACGGTTTACTATGAAGCCTCTTACGTCTTTGCGGACGATTACGGGTGTTTTTCCAAGTTTTTTGGCAAGTTCCGCAAGTGTGTTGATTGTTTCTTGGTTTGTGTTTTCGCCTTTGATGACTTCCACAAGCGCCATTGAGTGTGGCGGGTTGAAGAAGTGCATTCCGGCGACTTTGTCTGGGCGGTGTGTGGCTTTGCCCATTTCTGTGATGCTTAGGGTCGAAGTGTTAGAGGCGAGTATAGCGTGTGGTGGAGCAAGAGAATCAAGGGTTTTGAACACTTTCTTTTTTAGTTCCATGTTTTCGGGTACGGCTTCTATGGCTAAGTCTATGTCTCTTGCGGCTTGCTCGTAACTGGTTGTCGTATGCAACCTCGCTAATGTGGCGTCGGCATCTTCGCGTCTGATTCGTTTTTTCTCAACGAACTTGTCGAGGCTCCACTTGATTTTTTCCATTGCTTTCGTTAGGAATTCGTCGCTGATGTCTATCATGGTGACTTCGTAGCCAGCCATGGCTAGAAGCTCGGCTATTCCGTGACCCATCGTTCCAGAACCGACAACCGCCGCTTTTCTCAATTTTTCAGCAACCAAAATATTCACTTCCATCTTACAAGAATAATGAAAGAAGTAGGAAATGGTAATAAAAGTTTTGAATATGCAGTCTTTATTTTGGTCTGCCTAAAAAAGGAAAAAAGAGTTAGGGTTGTTTTTGTAGGTAGTTGGTTATTGTCAGTTTTTGAATTTCGCTTGTTCCCTCATAGATTTCCGTGATTTTTGCGCAGCGGTGGAAACGTTCCACATGGTAATCTGCTAAGTAGCCGTATCCGCCGAAGATTTGTATGGCGTCATCTGTGACTTCCATTGCCACGCGGCTTGCATAGGCTTTTGCCATGCTTGTCGCGACTGGATTAGGCTTTTCCTTGTCGTAAAGCCACGCCGCCTTATACGTCATAAGCCTTGCCGCTTCAATTTTGATTGCCATCTCGGCTAGTTTGAACGAAACTCCTTGAAAGTTGAATATTGGCTGTCCGAACTGTTTCCGCGTTTTCGCGTAAGCCAACGCCTTTTCGAATGCGCCTTGCGCCATGCCAACCGCTTGAGCCGCAACTGTTATGCGGGTTCCGTCGAAAAGCTCCAGCGTGTAATAGAAGCCCTTGTTTAATTCGCCAACAAGATTCGCCTCTGGAACTCGCAAGTCACTCATAGACAACGAGCCGGTCACTGCGGGTTTTATGCCCATTTTTCCATGCAGTTTAGTGGCTTCCAAGCCGGGCATGCCTTTTTCGGCTAGGAAAAGGCTTTGTCCACGATGTGAAGGTTGCGCGTTTGGGTCGGTTTGGCATAAGAGTATGAAGTAGTCAGCGATTGGAGCGTTAGTTATGAATTCTTTTGCGCCGTTGATTACCCATTCGCTTCCAGCTTTGACGGCTGTCGAGTTCATGCGTGTGATGTCGCTTCCGTGTTCTGGCTCAGTGAACGCTGCCGCAGCAATTTTGTCGCCTCTCGCCAAAGGCGGAATAACCTTTGCTTTTTGCTCTTCGCTACCATGCTTTAGCAACACGTCGGGAATCATCAAGTTGCCTAATGATATTGCAACGCCTAAGCCTGGGTCAACACGGCACAGTTCCTCGACTACAATGCAGTCTTCGAGTACGCCGTAGCCTTGACCATCATACTGCGTCGGTATACGCATGCTTGTGAAGCCTAGTTGTGCGGCTTTTTTGTAAAGAGCCATTGGAAACTCTTCTTTCTGGTCAAATTCAAGGGCAAGCTCTGGCGTGAGTTCTTTTTCTGCGAATTCGCGGGCTGCACGTTTTATTTCTAATTGTTCCTCGTTTAGTTTGAATTCCATTTTGTGCTTCTCCCTTTTCAGAGCTTATGTCTTCTGTGCTTTAGTCTCATTAATCTTGTTTTTTAAAGAAGGCACAATCTTGAATAGGTCTTCGACTACGCCGTAGTCTGCGAAGCTGAAGATGGGCGCTTTGGGGTCTTTGTTCACTGCGATTATAAGGTCGCTGCTTTTCATGCCGAGCACGTGTTGGAAGGCGCCGCTGATGCCGAGGGCTAGGTAAAGTTTTGGTTTGACTGTTTTGCCTGAACTGCCCACTTGCCGGTCGTTTGGAAGCCAGCCTTTGTCAACGATTGGGCGTGAACATGCGAGGACTGCGCCTAATGTTTTTGCTAGGTCTTCCATGAGGGGCATGTTTGCTTGGTCTTTTATTCCACGTCCTATGCCCACTAGTTTTTCGGCTGTGGTTATGTCTACTCCGCCTGGCGGTGGCAAAACGTATTGTAGGAAGCGTTTTTCAACAATTTCTTCCGTTAATGGTGATGGTATGGTGGTTATTTGTCCGTTTGCTGGTGGTTCTGGTTTTTTTGGTGTGAAGGTTGCTTGGCGAACGGTGACCATGTACGTGTCTGCTTTGCGCAGTACTGCTTTGGCGTTAACTTTGCCGCCGTACATTTGGCGTGTTACCGCTAGTGTGTCGCCTTCGAACGTTAAGTCTATGCAGTCTGTCGCGAGTGGCGTGTTCAGTGCTGCGGCTAATCGTGGTGCGAGTTCTACGCCGTAGCTTGTGTGTCCCAAAATGACGAGTGAAGGCTTATTTTCAGCGATAAGTTTCGATAAGATTCGCTTGTAGGCTTCGGAGTTGAAGTTTTCAAGTTTTGGGTCTTCGACTGCCATGACTATTTTTGCGTACTCCGCAAGCGCCTTAGCGTGTTCTTGAACGTTTTTGCCAAGTATGACCGCGCATAATTCGGCGTTTGTTTTTTCTGCGAGTTCGCGGGCTTTGGTGAGCAGTTCGAATGTTATGTCTCTTATTTGTCCTTGGCGGTGTTCGGCTAAAACGAAAATTTTTGCCATTTTAAATCAGCCCCTTTGATTTGATTATTTCTACAAGTTTGGTTGCGATTTCGTCTGGGGTGCCTTTGAGGAATTCTGCTTGTTTTTCAACTGGTGGCACGTAAAGTCTTTCAATGTTTAGCCATGAGCCTGCGATGCCAACGTCTGTTTCGGCTAGTCCAGTGTCTGCTAGGCTTAGAACTTTGATTTCTTTTTGCATGGCTTTGCGGATGCCCATTATGCTGACGTAGCGTGGTTCGTTTATGCCCGTGGATACAGCGAACAGTGCTGGTAAGCGGATTTCTAACTGTTCTTCAAAGCCTCCTTCGAGTTCACGGTTTACTTTCGCCGTGCCAGAGCCTAACTCGATTTTTTTAACCATTGCAGCGTGTGGAATGTTCAGCATTTCTGCAAGTATTGGTCCAGTTGCAGCGTTGCCTGTGTCGCCTGCTTGCGCGCCCAGAAGGATTAGGTCGTAGTGTAAGGTTTTGATTACGCTGTATAATATTTTGGCTGTGGCGTAGGCGTCTGAGCCTTCAAATTTTGGGTCTGTTAAGCGTATGGCTTTATCGGCACCGCGGGCTAAGCATTTTCTCAGTGTGGATTCGCTTTCTTGCGGACCGATGGTTATGGCGGTTACGGTTCCACCGAGTTTTTCTTTAATGCGTACGGCTTCTTCTAATGCGTAGTCGTCCCACTCGTTAATGTCAAAGACTAAACCAGCCTTGTCTATTGTCTTGCCGCTAATGTCAATTTTCAGTTCCGCCTCTGCTGTTTCCGGAACATGTTTAACACAAACAATAATATCCAAAGTATGTCAAACTCCATTTTTGAGAAGAGTTAAACACTCAACATCATAAAACTTTTGCCTTCAGATAGATATTCAGAAAGATAAACTCTTTCTTAACCAAAAATTTCACAGCCTCGCAAATAAAATGACAAACACAAGAACTACTACACGCAATCAATGCCTAAGTCCCTTTGGCGAGTTAAAATCTAAGTGGACAATAACATTATATTACAAGCTAGATTACTATTCAGTGCTGGTTAGAATGTCCGTAAACGTTGACCATCTCAAACAGAGAATAAACGAAATTCTCGAATCAAAAGGCGAACTAAACCGACTAACCTCAAAATCGTATGCTCAATTAAGTCGCGAAGAAAAATACGCAATCAGATACCACATCATAGTATTAGCTGAATCATTAGGAAGCATATGTGTTCAAATAGCAACGGAAGAGTTCAAACATATCCCACAATCCTATTCAGAATGCTTTAAACTAATGGAAGAAAAAGGCATATGTGACTGCGCCAAAGACTTAACCGCAATAATGCGCCTCCGAAACCTACTAACACACCGTTACTGGACAATAGATGACGCCCAAATCTATGGCTCCATCAAAAACAACTTCAAAGCCATCGACAAATTCCTAAGGAGTGTGAAAGAAAAATATGCAATCAGCCTATGACAAAATACAATTCTACAAAATCAGCCCAAAAGAAAAAAACGAAATAATCAAAAAACTCAAAAAATCATTAGTCAACGAAAAAAGAATCCAACTCGCCATAATCTTCGGAAGCCTAACAACAAGAAACAACATAAGAGACATAGACATCTGCATACACGCAAACCCAAAACTGAAATTCCAAGAACTCCTAAACCTCAACGCCCAAATAGAACTCGACCTGGGCATGCCAGTCGACCTTGTAGAATTAACAGACCTAAACCCAACCCTCCAAATTAACATACTAAAAAATGGCACAATAATAAAAGGACAAAAAACATTCATAAACAAATTCCTCAGCCAAGCAAACACTCAAAAACCCATCGCAATTGACTGACAAAAATTTTCGCACTTGCGACAAATCTACGATTGAACCTATTTATAAGGGGGCTATAGCAACCGCAGAACAACAATAGGCATATCCTTTAAATCTCTTAACACACTCACTTACTCTCCTATGTCAACAAAAAACGCCATCATAAACAAAGCCCTACACTACTTCAACGTAGAAGGCTGGAACTGCGCAGAATCCGTTTACATGGCAATCTTCCAAGAATACTACAAAATAGACGTCACACCAAAAACCGTCACCGCCTTCGGCGGCGGCATCGCCCGAACAGGCAGCATCTGCGGAGCAGTAAACGTTGCTATAATGGGCATAAGCCAAAAATACGGCAGAACCAGCCCAAAACAGCCTTTTATTCGCACGCAACGCCCAGTCTTCCAGTTCCTCAATAAAATTCTTGACCAATACGGCTCCTTAAGCTGCGCCAAACTAAAACAGTCCCAACACGATAAGCTGGAAGGCAAAGTCCGCGAAGAAGACGCAAAAGAAAACCTCTGCACGCCACTAATAAAAACAGTAATCGAAACCTTCTTAGCTATAGCCGAAAACAACAAGCAAACACACACGTAATTACCAAACAAAACTTTTTATCCAAGCGCCTCATGGATGTTCAGCGAGGAGTTTAAAACATGGCGTTAGAAACAACCAAAATCTTAGGCGGAATAGGCGCAGTGCTAATGCTCGTCTCACCCATAGGCATGCACACGGGCATAGTAGGCATAGCAGGCGTAATCCTCGTTTTAATAGCCCTAAGCAAACTCGCATACCACTACAAAGAACCAAGCATATTCAACAACGCCATCTACGGAATAATCACCGCAATAGCAGGAGCAGCAATATTCCTCGGCATCATAGTCATAGCCGCATTCGACCTGATAAGAACACTTGGACTCGACGTCAGCTGGACAGACCCAACAATATTCCAAAGAATTAAATGGCGAGAACTCTTCAATTGGGAAACTTTCGCGCCGTACATTATCGTCATAGCCCTCAGCCTAGTGATGCTCTTCATACTATTCGTAGTTGCATCAATGTTCCTCAAGAAGTCATTCAGTCTTCTCGGCGAAAAAACAGGCATACACGCATTCAAAACCGCTGGATTCCTAATCTTCCTTGGCGCAATACTAACAATAATCGCAGTAGGCTTCCTCATAATGTGGATAGCCCTAATATTCCTCGCAATAGGCTTCTTCTCAATAAAAACAACCTAAATTGCGCCGCTCACCTTCCATTTTCTTTTAGCGCAACAGAAACCAACAATAACGCATGCTGAAATCTCTACTTCCACGCAAAATCTTAACCCTCACACGCGCAACATACAACATCCCAACAGCCAACAACACACCCAACAAAACCGCACCAACAACAGAAAAATCATAACCCAACCTACGCTCACCAACACCATAAGTAAAATACAAACCCAAAAGAAACAAAACAACCCCAACAAAAAACAAAAACAAAAGAAGCCACCACCAAAACAGCCAATACCAAGCCCTACGCACCCTTCAACACCCCAAACTAATAAAGCATTCAACCTATTTATAAGGGGGGCTATAACTCAAACACACAACAAAAAAACAAACCACAAAGAGCATGAAACCCTTGATACGCGCAGACCTACACATCCACACTAACTATTCGGCAGACTCCACAATCAACCCCAAAACCCTCATAGACCAACTAAACGCACACCCAACAATCAAAGCCATAGCCATAACAGACCACAACACAACAGAAGGCTACTATCACGCAAAACAACTCGCATCCGCATACACGGACACACTCATAATCCCAGCAGCAGAAATAACCACAACACAAGGCGACATAATAATCCTAGGCACAGTAGAACTCCCACCAAAACCATGGACACCACAAAACATCACAAACCACGCAAAACAAAACAACGCCATAACAATCGCGGCCCACCCATACCGCACATACGGATTAGGCGAAAACGCAAAGAACTACCAAATAGACGCAATAGAAACCCTAAATGGCACATCACCCACACACATAAACAAAATGGCAGAAAACCTCGCCAAAACACTAAACCTACCAGGCGTTGCAGGAAGCGACGCACACAACACAGACGAACTATGGACAGTCTACACAGAAATCCAAGCACCACCAGACATAAACGAAATCCTAAAAGCCATAAAAAAAGGAAAAGTCAAAACTGCATACGCCCCAAAGTCAATACATTTTTAAAACACCAAACAACATCAATACTGAATTAACAGATGAAAAATAAATGACACCATTACAAATAGGATTCCTAGGCGGAACACGAGAAGTAGGCAGAATCGCCATAGCCGTTAAAACAGAAAAAACACAAGTCTTACTAGACTACGGAGTAATGCTAAACCACAAACCAGGATTCCCAATGCACGTACCACCAAAAGACGTCGACGCAGTAATCCTAACGCATAGCCACCTTGACCACTCAGGCGCCGTCCCAATATTCTACATCCACGAAAGAAAACCACTCTACACAAACAAACTCAACCTAGAACTAACCCAAATACTAATCGCAGACTTCATCCACCTATCAAGCTACTACCTACCATTCGAATACCTAGAACTAAAAACCATGACACGCAGCAACAAACACATAGACTACGACAAAAAAGAACAAATCAAAGACATAAACTTCCAACTCGTAAATGCTGGACACACACCAGGAAGCGCATCAATACTA from Candidatus Bathyarchaeota archaeon A05DMB-5 encodes:
- a CDS encoding 3-hydroxyacyl-CoA dehydrogenase, which encodes MEVNILVAEKLRKAAVVGSGTMGHGIAELLAMAGYEVTMIDISDEFLTKAMEKIKWSLDKFVEKKRIRREDADATLARLHTTTSYEQAARDIDLAIEAVPENMELKKKVFKTLDSLAPPHAILASNTSTLSITEMGKATHRPDKVAGMHFFNPPHSMALVEVIKGENTNQETINTLAELAKKLGKTPVIVRKDVRGFIVNRVLGAVFNEAFWAFKRGEATKEGIDASVKYTGGFPMGWFELADFVGLDIAYEVGKILHEAYGERMKPCAEVIDPLINEKKFGQKTGVGFYDWTKGRPRIPFNLLDEYDVERSWAVAVNEAAWLIQDDAANPQDIDTGMKLGTYWPSGPCEYADRTGLDVVLNKLKELYAKYNMEMYKPCPLLEDYVSSGRLGKKTGRGFY
- a CDS encoding nucleotidyltransferase domain-containing protein, whose amino-acid sequence is MQSAYDKIQFYKISPKEKNEIIKKLKKSLVNEKRIQLAIIFGSLTTRNNIRDIDICIHANPKLKFQELLNLNAQIELDLGMPVDLVELTDLNPTLQINILKNGTIIKGQKTFINKFLSQANTQKPIAID
- a CDS encoding electron transfer flavoprotein subunit beta/FixA family protein, translating into MDIIVCVKHVPETAEAELKIDISGKTIDKAGLVFDINEWDDYALEEAVRIKEKLGGTVTAITIGPQESESTLRKCLARGADKAIRLTDPKFEGSDAYATAKILYSVIKTLHYDLILLGAQAGDTGNAATGPILAEMLNIPHAAMVKKIELGSGTAKVNRELEGGFEEQLEIRLPALFAVSTGINEPRYVSIMGIRKAMQKEIKVLSLADTGLAETDVGIAGSWLNIERLYVPPVEKQAEFLKGTPDEIATKLVEIIKSKGLI
- a CDS encoding acyl-CoA dehydrogenase, with translation MNFELTPEQCAILNAVREFCQKEFKPELALELDKKEEYPMELYKKAAKLGFTSMFFPQEYGGQGCGLLETCLVIEEMCRADSSLGVAISSANFGSEFILVHGTKEQKEKYLPSICKGDFISAACFTEPNVSGSDITKMETTATKYGNEWWINGTKTFITNATLADFMVVLTQTDTKVRPTYRGETLFVVDKGTPGLETTKLHNKMGIRCSVTGEVKFDNVKVTDWNIIGELNKGFYYSMEFFDKTRVGVAAQALGMAQGAWEIAFKYSKQREAFGQPILQHELIGCGLAETMTKIEAARGLTYRAAWLVDVGKMDPMATAMAKQYASRVAMEVTDFAIQVLGGYGYLGDYRVERYHRDAKITEIYEGTSEIQKLTVLKYLLRKF
- a CDS encoding acyl-CoA dehydrogenase yields the protein MEFKLNEEQLEIKRAAREFAEKELTPELALEFDQKEEFPMALYKKAAQLGFTSMRIPTQYDGQGYGVLEDCIVVEELCRVDPGLGVAISLGNLMIPDVLLKHGSEEQKAKVIPPLARGDKIAAAAFTEPEHGSDITRMNSTAVKAGSEWVINGAKEFITNAPIADYFILLCQTDPNAQPSHRGQSLFLAEKGMPGLEATKLHGKMGIKPAVTGSLSMSDLRVPEANLVGELNKGFYYTLELFDGTRITVAAQAVGMAQGAFEKALAYAKTRKQFGQPIFNFQGVSFKLAEMAIKIEAARLMTYKAAWLYDKEKPNPVATSMAKAYASRVAMEVTDDAIQIFGGYGYLADYHVERFHRCAKITEIYEGTSEIQKLTITNYLQKQP
- a CDS encoding DUF996 domain-containing protein, yielding MALETTKILGGIGAVLMLVSPIGMHTGIVGIAGVILVLIALSKLAYHYKEPSIFNNAIYGIITAIAGAAIFLGIIVIAAFDLIRTLGLDVSWTDPTIFQRIKWRELFNWETFAPYIIVIALSLVMLFILFVVASMFLKKSFSLLGEKTGIHAFKTAGFLIFLGAILTIIAVGFLIMWIALIFLAIGFFSIKTT
- a CDS encoding PHP domain-containing protein codes for the protein MKPLIRADLHIHTNYSADSTINPKTLIDQLNAHPTIKAIAITDHNTTEGYYHAKQLASAYTDTLIIPAAEITTTQGDIIILGTVELPPKPWTPQNITNHAKQNNAITIAAHPYRTYGLGENAKNYQIDAIETLNGTSPTHINKMAENLAKTLNLPGVAGSDAHNTDELWTVYTEIQAPPDINEILKAIKKGKVKTAYAPKSIHF
- a CDS encoding electron transfer flavoprotein subunit alpha/FixB family protein, whose product is MAKIFVLAEHRQGQIRDITFELLTKARELAEKTNAELCAVILGKNVQEHAKALAEYAKIVMAVEDPKLENFNSEAYKRILSKLIAENKPSLVILGHTSYGVELAPRLAAALNTPLATDCIDLTFEGDTLAVTRQMYGGKVNAKAVLRKADTYMVTVRQATFTPKKPEPPANGQITTIPSPLTEEIVEKRFLQYVLPPPGGVDITTAEKLVGIGRGIKDQANMPLMEDLAKTLGAVLACSRPIVDKGWLPNDRQVGSSGKTVKPKLYLALGISGAFQHVLGMKSSDLIIAVNKDPKAPIFSFADYGVVEDLFKIVPSLKNKINETKAQKT
- a CDS encoding C_GCAxxG_C_C family protein translates to MSTKNAIINKALHYFNVEGWNCAESVYMAIFQEYYKIDVTPKTVTAFGGGIARTGSICGAVNVAIMGISQKYGRTSPKQPFIRTQRPVFQFLNKILDQYGSLSCAKLKQSQHDKLEGKVREEDAKENLCTPLIKTVIETFLAIAENNKQTHT
- a CDS encoding crotonase, coding for MSKAYETVKIEREQSVLWIILNRPHRLNAFNDVLLEELADALDTAEKDPSIRCLVVTGEGDRAFSAGADVTMFPKATPAKAEEFSRFGQKVFGKIEEMSKPVIAAINGFALGGGLELALACDFRIAAEHAELGSPEILLGLIPGWGGTQRLVRIVGLAKAKEMIMLGVRLKADEALKAGLVHKIVHYEKLKDEVRAIVQKLAEGPPVAMKYAKHALNFGTQVPLDVGLRLESGLMGLSFSTEDLKEGVEAFMSRRKAEFKGK
- a CDS encoding DUF86 domain-containing protein encodes the protein MTNTRTTTRNQCLSPFGELKSKWTITLYYKLDYYSVLVRMSVNVDHLKQRINEILESKGELNRLTSKSYAQLSREEKYAIRYHIIVLAESLGSICVQIATEEFKHIPQSYSECFKLMEEKGICDCAKDLTAIMRLRNLLTHRYWTIDDAQIYGSIKNNFKAIDKFLRSVKEKYAISL